The genomic window AAAAGGTAAAAAGGGAGATGGTTCTGTCAATTACTCTGGATATACATCAGTTTCTGAACTGCCAAAAAAACTAGATGTACTAACAGCAGATGAATTTAGACAATACGTAAAAGCCAACGGTTTTACAGTAACCGATTTGAATAACAATACCGATTGGCAGGAGCTGATATTCCGTACGGCAACTACCCAAAACCACAATCTATCATACGGTGGCGGTACCGAGAATACATTGTATCGTTTTTCGTTGAATATGATGGACCAGCAGGGTATTATTGACAAAACTGGCATGGAAAAGTACACCGGACGATTTAACGTTACACAAAACGCACTTAAAAATAGAGTGAAATTTGAGGCCAACGTTACCTGGGCCCGTACCAACGACCAACGTATTCCGATAGGCGAAACTGGTGGGCACGAGGGCGATGTGTTACTCTCTGCACTAAAGTTAAACCCTACTTTTCCGGTGTTTAAGCCAGATGGCTCTTATTACCAGTCTAGCGGAGACGAAAGAAACCCAGTGGCTATGATTAAACTTACCGACGACAATAACCGTACAGATAGGTTTTTGGGTAACTTAACTACCACAGTAAATATCATCAAAAACCTAGCATATAAAGTAAATTTTGCACTTGATTATTCTAGCATTTCGAGAAAAGTTGTACAACGTAAAGATTTAATTTATCTCTCAAACGGTGGTACTGTTGATGTTAACGATATTTCGCTAACTAGTAAGTTGATGGAAAATTTTCTTACTTACGAAACCACAATAAACCAAATGCACCGTATAAATTTATTAGCGGGGCATTCTTATCAACATTTTAAGAATTACAATTATGGTTTGTCTGTAAATGGTTTTAAGAGTGATGAGATAGATTATTTAAACAACTTGGCATTAGGTAACTACACAACAGCTAGCGTGCGGTCTGGTATTCAGGTTAACGAGTTGCAGTCTTTTTTTGGCAGGGTAAATTATAGCTATAATGGCAAATACTTATTTACCGGTACACTCCGTACAGATGGTTCTACAAAATTTGGCGAGAACAACAAGTATGGTAAATTCCCTTCGGCATCGGTTGCATGGCGTTTAAGCCAAGAAAGTTTCATGAAAAAAGCGAAATTTATAGATGAACTAAAACTAAGGTTAGGTTGGGGTATCACTGGAAATCAAGAAATCCCGAATAAGATTTCGCAAGCAGTATTGGGCACAGGCAGCAATAATGGAGCTGTATTAGGCGGCTCGTTGGGTAATGTTACTCCAGGTATTACTTTAACACGTACACCAAACCCCGATTTAAAATGGGAAAGTACAGCTCAGTATAATCTTGGTCTAGATTTTAGCCTCCTTAAAAACAGAATTACAGGCTCGGTAGATTTGTTTGAAAAAAACACCAAAGATGTATTGGTACAAGTATATGCTATTGCTCCGGCGCCTACTACTACTGTATGGTCTAACGTACCTAATATGCGCATTGTTAACAGAGGAGTAGAACTAGACTTAAGCGGTGTTTTAGTAGATAAGAAAGATCTGGTATGGAATATTGGGGCTAATTTCGCTAAAGTAAACAACGAAGTTAAAGATTTGCCTTTAAGCCGTATCACTACTGGCTCGCCAAGTGGGCCAGGTATTACAGGTTATTCATCGCAGGTAATTATGAGTGGCCAGCCAATTGGTACCTTTTGGGGCTACAAATTTTTAGGTTTCGATGCCAGCGGCAAAAGCATATTTGAGCTAGGTAGCGATGGAAAACCTCTGGAGCAAAAATTGGGCAATGCGCTGCCAAAATTTACTTATAACTTTAATTCTAGTGTTAGGTATAAACAATGGAATTTAGGCTTGTTCTTTAACGGAGTGTATGGCAACAAAGTTTACAATAACTTGGCCAACGTAATGGCTCAAAAAACCCTACTTCCTAAAGGTTGGAATGCTATACAAAGTGCAACAGAATTGGCAGAAGCGTCAAACAATACATTGGTTTACTCTAGCAGGTTTATCGAAAATGGATCTTATTTCCGTTTAAGCAGTGCAACTTTGGGCTATACTGTAAATACTAAAAAAATAGATTTTATTAAGAGATTGCAGTTGTATGCTTCTGGAAATAACCTATTTGTTATTACGAAATATTCTGGTTACGACCCCGAAGTAAATAGCGACCATTCTGCTAACAGCGTACCTTCTATAGGTATAGATTGGACAACCTATCCAAAAGTGAGAACAGTAACCTTTGGCTTAAATGTTGAATTTTAAATTTTGAGAAAAATGAAAATACCATGGTTTTCGAACTTAAAAAAAGTAGAACAATTAAACCGTGATAGCTTCATCATCATCAATAAAAAAATATAACCAGATGAAAAAAATAATTATATGCTTGCTTGCAACAGTATTTTTTACTGGCTGTACCGATCTTAAAGAAGAAATTCTTAACGAGCAAGACGGAAGCAAAACGCTTAATGATATAGAAAACATGGGCACAGTAGTTGCCCCAGCGTATGCTTACCTTCGCGATATACAAAACCGTAGTGGTGTTTGGGGCACAATATTGGCCACTACCGATGAAATGGCTTGGCCAGCCCGTGGTTCTGATTGGGTAAATGCTAACCAACAAACCTTAACAACGCATGAGTATACACCACAAAATACTTACATCAGAAACACTTGGAACAGCTTTTTAATTGGTATCACAAAAGCTAACCTTGCCTTGTACTATTTAGATAGATACCCGCAAACAGAAGAAGTAAAATTGTACCAGGCAGAAGTTAAGTTTGTGCGTGCTTTGTGTATGTTTTTGCTTAACGATAATTTTGGTAAATTCCCGTTCAGAGAGTTTTCTCAGTTAGATTATTCTGCCTCACCTCAAATTTTAACAAGAGAAACCGCTGTGCCAAGAATGATACAAGAACTTACCGAGATTATTCCCGTGCTTAAAAAGAAAACTGAAGTACCATACGGCAGAATATCAAAAGCGGCAGCCCAAATGCTACTGGCAAAAATATATTTAAATTATAAGGTATATCTAAATCAAGAAAAATGGCAAGAAGTAATTGCCCTTTGCGATGATATTATTAATTCTGGCCAATATAAAATAGCTGATGATTATTGGGCGCTTTTCCAATACGATAATGCTAAATATGGATACGATACAGAATCTATTCTATCAGTAATTTACGATGAAAACCTAGGGCTAACCGGTTCAGTTTGGGTTCCTATTACCTTACATTATAACCAAAAATTTGGCAGTTTCACTAGCCTTTGGAATGGTTGCTGTACCACAGAAACGTTTTTTGATACATGGAATACTTCGGATTTAAGGTTTAAGGACACACGATTAGTTAGCAAACTTGGTTTTAACCAAGGCTTTTTGGTAGGGCAACAATATGGCGTAGATGGTACTGCCTTAAAAACACGTACCGGAGAGCCATTAATTTTTACTAAGCAGTTCAATATCAATAACTCATCAGAGCAGGCTGGGGTACGTGTGGTTAAATATGCACCAGATCCGTTAACTAAAAATACTGGTGCAGCAGGTAATGATTTTCACTTTTATCGCCTAGCAGATACTTATTTAATGCGTGCAGAAGCTAAATTTAGAAACGGTGATGCTAGCGGAGCCTTAGGTGATATTAACATTTTAAGAGCCAAAAGAAGCCAAGCGGCACTGTTATCGGTTGATTTGGAAAAAATCTATAACGAGAGAGGCTATGAACTGTATTGGGAAGGTCACCGTAGAAACGATATGGTACGTTTTGGTACTTATACTGCGGCCAGAGATAATAAAAACTACATATCGGCCAGCTATAAAGTTTTATTGCCAATTCCAATTAGTGCATTAGAGGCAAATCCAGAATTAAAACAAAATACAGGCTATTAAAATAACATTAGCTGGTATTTTGCTTCGCATGGTGCCTAGTCAATCCTATTTGACAATAAAAGCTGTTTTGTGAAGTACAAACCTGAGTTTGATTGTTAATGTTTTGGGTGCTCAATACTTAATGCTATCCTCTCTAAAAAAAGAGAGGTTACAAGGCTAAATACCTTAAAATAGCAGTAAGCAATCCTAAAGCAAAATAACGGTCAAATTCAGGTTAATTGTATTTAATCAATCTTGAGACAAAATTACTTGCCTATTCTGTGGTATGAAGATGATCTAGATTATTAGATTTTGCTCATTTTCTCAGCTATTTAACGTGAACTATGGATCTTGATTTTGGCTGTCAGATCAGTGTTTGTTCCGATTATTTGAAGGTAAACGGTATGAGCGGTTCGTCTCCAGAAATTAATTCGGCACTAGCTTTTAGGTCTATTTTTTAAAATTACATTTTCGATAGATATTTCTAACTGTCTAATAAACAGTTAGAAATATCTATAACTCTTTTTGTTTCTCTATCGATTAAAATGGGCTTACACCAAACATAGAAAATGAAAAACCAACCTCTAGTAATTATAAACTTTACAAAACAACTTATAGTGTTGCAAAAAGCAAATGCTTTATTAAGTATGCCGCAAATTAATTTGCTAACCGCGAGTAAGGCAAATGTTAATTAGATAGAAAATGCCTACCAATAAAGTTGGATGGCATTTCTTACGGCATATTTAAACTTTTAAATTAAAACAGAAATGAATTTGAGAATATATTTAGTGCTAATGTTATTTATGTTGCCAGTGGCGATATGGGCTCAGCACCCTTGGGAAATCACTGCCGAAAAAATCACTACAGATAACTATTACGGAATTACGGTTGCTAACGGTATGGTGGGCATTGTGTCGTCGCCACAGCCGTTACAGGTAAAAGAAGTGGTGCTTGCCGGAGTATACGACCAATACGCCCGCGGGAGGGTAAGTAATTTTTTACCTAGCTATAACCTGCTCAACATGAAACTTGCCATTAACGGTGCAGGTATTACCATGGCCAACATAGCTAACTACACCCAAAAATTAGATATGCGCAAAGGCGAATTTGTTGGCTCTTTTGATTATAAAGATGTGGCCAATGTAACCTACAGCTATACTGCTTTACGCCATTTGCCTCATACGGTAATGATGGAGGTAACCGTAAAGATGAAGACCAGCGGAACAATTGTAGTAGACAATTTGCTAGAAACTCCATCCGCACTGCGAGACCAACAAAATTATTTTAACGAAATTGAGAAGGCGCATGTATATATCCCTCTACTCACATCTGTTGCAAAAAGCCCTACAGGTTCTACAACCATTGCCGCCAGCAATACATTCCTATTTAACGAGAGCAAAGAAAACCAGCCTAACATTGTTCATAAAATGAATGACATGCACATTCATACGGCTAAATTTGCCAAGCAATTGGCTAGTGGTCAAGAGTATTCTTTTGCTTTGATAGGAACCCTTATTTCTTCGGTGCATACGCCAGATCCATATAACCAAGCCGAGCGCTCTACTATATTTGCTTCCTTAGAGGGCGTAAAACGATTGAAAGAAAAACATTATAAAGAATGGCAAAAACTGTGGCAAAGCGATATAGAAATTGAGGGAGATTTACAGGCGCAGCAAGATATTAGAAGCATGTTATACCATTTGTACGCTTTTTCTAGGGAAGATAGCGGCTACTCGGTTTCGCCTATGGGGTTAAGCGGTTTGGGTTATAATGGGCATGTGTTTTGGGACACAGAAATATGGATGTACCCGCCCATGCTGTTGCTACACCCTGAAGTGGCCAAAAGCATGATAGATTATCGTTTTGATCGCTTGCAACAGGCAAAGAAAAATGCCAGCATTTACGGCTATAAAGGGGCAATGTTTCCTTGGGAAAGCGCACACTCCGGAATGGAAGAAACCCCTGTTTGGGCACTAACAGGTCCATTTGAACATCATATCACAGCTTGCGTTGGCATTGCTGCTTGGAATTATTATCTGGTAACAAAAGACAAGCAATGGCTTAAAGAAAAAGGATGGCCACTTTTGAAAGAAACTGCTAATTTTTGGCAAAGTAGGGTTGAAGCCAATGATAAGGGCGAATATGAGATTAAAAATGTTGTAGCGGCTGATGAATGGGCCGAAAATGTAGATAACAATGCATTTACCAATGCTGCGGCCTCTAAAAATTTATTGGCAGCTAGTAAATGCGCAGCAGAGCTTGGTTTGCAGCCCAATGCCGAATGGCAAAAAATAGCCGCAAACTTAGTGATCAAAAAAATGCCAAATGGAGTAACTCGCGAGCACGATTCTTATACAGATCAGCAGATAAAACAAGCCGACGTTAACCTATTAGCTTACCCACTAAAAGTGATAAGAGATAAAGAACAAATTAAACGAGATCTCGCTTTTTACGAAACTAAAGTGCCACAAAAAGGTACACCTGCAATGACACAGGCCATATTTTCGCTCTTATACAGTCATCTTGGCGATGGAGAAAAAGCCTACCACTGGTTTAGCGATGCTTACCAAAAAAATCTTAATCCGCCTTTTAGGGTTATTGCCGAGTTTAAGGGCGGTACCAACCCTTATTTTGCTACTGGTGCAGGTGGTTTGCTGCAAGCAGTAATTATGGGTTTTGGCGGTGTAAATATTAAAGATGATGGAGGTATAGAGCAAATTAAAACAGCGCTTCCGCCACATTGGAAAAGTGTAGTAATTAAAGGTGTTGGGATAAATAAACGAACTTACAAAGTTGCTAAGTAAAAACGATAAATGGCAGTTTAGAATGGGTTTAGTGCATTTTAATGCTAAGACATGAAATTAGAGATGTTCGAAACCTAGTATTTGTTGGCCTCGCAGTCTACGTATTATTTCAAATCTCCTTATTAAATGGGATAGGTTTCGGACATCCTTAACTTGCTACTGCTGTAGTTTAGGCTTTATTAGTTGCTTGTAAGTTTATTCAAAGTAATATCAAATCGAAGTCCAGTTGTATCTTTTCTGTTTTTGTATAAGATTAATTGCCCAACATAAATTCCTTTTGGAGATTGGTATGTTTTGATTATTGCAAATTCGCTATACTTGCTTTTCATTTTCATAGGTGCTATATTTTGAAAAAACAAAGTATCTCCTTTCCTATAATATGTGCCAGTAATTTCGTCTATTCCAAAACAAACGTCTCTGTTTGTAAACTTGTTGTTTTCTTTAAATTTAAGCGTAGAATTACAGCTTCCAGCGCCTTCGTAATCTGCAACTAGTAGATTTTTTCCTCGCAAATCATCAAAGTTGATAAGGCCACGAGGTTTAAAGAAAGTTAGCGTTAAAACTAGTGCTAATGTAATTGAGGTAATTAAACGTTGTTTATCTGCTAGCTTTTCTTTAGCCAATAAAAATAACTGCCGAACAAATAAAATAAAGAGTAGCACATAGCATATAAAAAGTACTATGAATAAAGGAAATGCAAAAATACCTAGTTTTCCTTCCCAGCTTCCTATCGAATTAACGATTAGGAAAAAAATAGTTGTGAAAATAATGAGTTTTTTATTTTTCAATAGGGAGCTTAGTAGTGTGGTTTGTTGTAATCTCTCTCCTTTTTAGGGATGGGGAGAGGGGTTTGCAATTTGCACCTCTCCCTAGCCCTCTCCTTGAAAAGGAGAGCGAACAGTTGCTGCAAATTATTTCACATTCTTGCTTTGCGGCGGCAATGGCACAAAATCCGTTTCTCCTGGAACTTTTCCAAACTCTTGTTTTAACCACCTTTGTTTGGCATCCTCAATTAATTCTCTGCTGGTAGCCACAAAATTCCAATAAATAAAACGCTCTTCTGCAAAAGGTTCGCCACCAAATATATATACTGTGGTATTAGCTGCTATAGTAAACTCGCAAAGCTTGGCATCTTTAGCTACCAAGAAATTTTTCGGGCCAAAAGTATTGCCTTCGCTGCTTACGCTACCTTCCAAAATGTATAAGCCACTTTCGCCAAACAAATCATCGCCAATTTTTAGCGTTTTTTCTTCGGTACTTTTAATTTCTATAAAATACAGCGGACTGTAAACCGGTATCGGCGATTTTCTGCCAAAAGCTTCGCCAGCAATTAATTTAAAATCAACACCATCTTCTTGCCAAGTTGGAATATCTGCACCATCGGCATGGTAAAACTCGGGTTCCATCTGTTCCAAATGCTTTGGTAGGGCTACCCAAATTTGTAAACCGTGCATATTTCTTACCGAGCCTCTCAAATAATCTGGTGTGCGTTCAGAGTGTGCAATACCTTTGCCGGCAGTCATCCAATTTACTTGACCAGGCTTAATTTCTACTTCGGTGCCCAAGCCATCGCGGTGCATAATGGCTCCCTCAAACAAAAAGGTAAGTGTAGATAAGCCAATGTGCGGATGTGGCGCAATATCAAAACTTTCATTTTCGCTAAGCGTTACTGGTCCCATGTGGTCTATAAAACAAAATGGCCCTACCAATCTTTTTTCCCTAAAAGGAAGTAACCTGCCGACTAAAAAATTACCAATATCGCTTGGTCTTTCTTCTATAATGAGTTGAATATTTGACATGATATAAAGATAGGGAATTGTTGTTCTTTTAGCCACAGATGCACAGCTTTTGTTTGCATATACATTAATAGTACACTATCCCAGACTTAGTCTGGGATCTTAATACAATATTTAGGTGTTTATAGAGCATTACGATTAGCTTCGCTGAGCACTTCGTGGTTCCCGCCTACGCGGGGGAGTGACGACCAAGCATAGAAAGGATACAGAGCTCAAAGCGAACCAGCAAATGAAAACCTATGTGTCTATGTGGTTTTCTTAAAAAAAAACTATCTGTGCATCTGTGGTAAACTAAACCATAGATAAGTGTACTTTTGCAAAAAACAAAACCGACAGCGATGCCCCATTTCAACTTTTCTCAAAAAATAAGCTATAAAAACGAAATACTAGCTGGCTTAACCGTGGCGATGACGATGATACCCGAGTCGTTGTCCTTTGCTATTTTGGCTGGTTTTCCTCCGTTAATGGGTTTGTATGCTGCTTTTATTATGGGTTTGGTTACTGCTGTTTTAGGCGGTAGGCCAGGTTTGGTATCGGGTGGTGCAGGAGCAACCGTGATTACCTTAATTGCGCTAATGAAACTGCATGGTTTGGAGTATGTTTTTGCTGCGGTGGTAGTGGCAGGTATTATTCAAATTGCAGTTGGTTGGTTTAAGTTGGGGAAATTCATCCGGCTGGTGCCGCAATCTGTAATGTATGGTTTTGTTAATGGCTTGGCAATCGTGATTTTTATGTCACAGTTAACCCAGTTTAAAGTGCAAGGAACAGAAGAATGGTTAAGTGGTACACCTTTATATACCATGGTGGGCTTAACGGCACTTACGATATTGGTGGTTTGGTTGTGGCCTAAAATTACCAAGGCAGTGCCAGCATCGTTAGTGGCTATTATGGTGGTTTTTGCACTTGTACTTGTATTTGGCATACACACCAAAACGGTAAGTGATATTGCTTCTGTAGCTGGCGGCTTTCCTCCGTTTCATATTCCAGAAGTGCCTTTTACTTTTGAAACCTTGAAAATTGTTTTTCCCTTTGGGTTAATTATGGCGATGGTAGGTTTAACCGAAGGTTTGCTGACCTTAAATTTGGTAGATGAAATTGTGGGCAACAAAGGCGATGGTAACAAAGAAAGTGTGGCGCAAGGTACGGCCAATATTTTAAATGGTTTCTTTTTTGGCATGGGCGGTTGCCCCATGATTGCACAAACTTTGGTTAATCTTTCTGCCGGAGCGAGAGCCAGGTTGTCTGCAATTATTGGTGCTTTAACTATTTTGCTGATTATTTTGGTTGGTGCACCCGTGATTGGAAAATTGCCTATGGCTGCGCTAACTGGTGTGATGATGATGGTGGCAGTGACCACCTTCGAATGGAGCAGTTTCCGTATCATCAATAAAATGCCTAAGGCTGATATTTTTATTGGGGTAGTGGTGGCTGCGGTTACTGTTTTTCTACATAATTTAGCGCTAGCGGTACTTATTGGCGTAATTCTATCTGCTTTGGTATTTGCTTGGGAAAGCGCCCGACGAATTAGAGCAAGAAAATACATCGATGAGGATGGTGTGAAGCATTACGAAATCTACGGTCCGCTGTTTTTCGGTTCTACCACTGCATTTCTAGAAAAGTTCGATTTACAGGAAGACCCAGCAGAAATTGTGATTGATTTTAAAGAAAGTAGAATTGCAGATATGAGTGCTATTGACGCAGTGCATAAAATTACCGACCGTTATCGTAAGCTGGATAAATCTGTTACGTTAAAACATTTAAGTGCGGATAGTAGGAAATTGTTGAGAAATGCCGCAGGGGCGATTGAAGTGAACATAGATGATCCTATTTACGCAGTGGCGGATAGGTAATGTTATGATTGGTGGATGCGATAATTAGCTAATGATTGCTCACTGTATAAAAAAACCGTCATTTCGATGAGGAAGAATGACGAAGAGAAATCTAATAAGATATTAACTAATCGCTAGATTTCTCCTCGTGCCTCGTTCGAAATGACGGCCAAATCAGCTAATTAGCATATTCACTAATTAGCTAATTCAAAATACTATGCTTCTGCCTTCTGCAAACCAGGTATCTCTACCATTTCATTTGCATCGGCAGCGTAATCAACACCAGCCACATCAAACCCAAAAAGGTTTAAGAAATCTTTTTTATAACCCGCTAAATCGCCTGTTTGAGGTAAAGTGTCGGTATCGGCAGTTTTCCAAAGTTCGGCAACTGCAGCTTGTACATCATCCTGCATTTCCCAATCGTCAATTCTGATACGACCTTTTTCGTCAACAGGAACATCGCCGCCAGTATACAAACGTTGAGCAAACAAACGCTCAATTTGTTCGATGCAACCTTCGTGTAAACCTTTTTCTTTCATGGTTTTGTACAAGAAAGAAATATACAAAGGAATAACTGGAATAGCCGAACTTGCTTGTGTAACCAACGCTTTGTTTACAGAAACATAAGCCTTTCCGTTCAAATCAGCTAATTTATCGCTAATGGTAAAAGCCGTAGCCTCTAAATGATCTTTCGCTCTGCCAATAGTTCCTTTTCGGTAAACTGCTTCGGTAACTGCAGGGCCAATGTACGAGTAAGCAACTGTAATAGCACCTTCGGCCAATACACCAGCAGCTTTCATGTCATCTATCCACATTTCCCAATCTTCGCCGCCCATTACCGCAACTGTATTTTCAATTTCTTCTTCGTTTGCAGGTTCAATAGTTACTGTAGAAACAATGCCCGTGTGGAAATCAACTGTTTTATCAGAGAAAGTACCACCAATTGGTTTTAGCGTAGAACGATGGGTAATACCAGTTTTTGGGTTAGTTCTCACTGGAGAAGCCAAGCTGTAGATAATCAAATCTACCTGGCCCAAATCAGCTTTAATTAAATCGATAGTTTGTTGTTTTACCTCGTTAGAAAAGGCATCGCCATTGATGCTTTTTGCGTATAAACCATCTGTTTGTGCTTGTTTTTCAAAAGCGGCAGTATTGTACCAACCTGGCGAAGCGGTTTTACCTTCTTTAGGTTCTTTTTCGAAATAAACACCAATTGTAGCAGCACCAGAGCCGTAAGCTGCAGTAATACGTGAAGCCAAACCAAAGCCTGTAGAAGCACCAATTACCAAAACTCTTTTTGGGCCGTTGTTAGCCCCCTTAGATTTTACATATTCAATTTGGTTTTTTACGTTTTGTGCAGCCCCATCTGGATGAGCTGTTAAACAAATAAAACCACGCATTCTAGGTTCAATAATCATAATATTGTTTTGTTATAAATAGGGCTAGCCCATAATCCAAGTTCAAAGCTATTCTTAATTTTTGGGGAATGCAAATTGGACTGGTTTTAAAAAGGTTAAGATCATTTGGGTTTGTGTTTATGGATTTTGAAAATCAGGGTTTTAAGGTTTTATTAAGATTGTTTTACAACTTTTTTGAGTAATGTTCTTATCTTAGAGTACCAAACAAACATCTGTGAAGTATCTATATCTGTTGGTTTTAGTTTTTCTCGGCTTAACCTTTCCTGTTTTTGCCCAATGGGATAATAGCTATCAAAAAGGGAAAGTTTTTGATTCGTTGTATGTTTCTTACATTTCAGATGTCAAAAATCGCCCAGCTATAGAAGCTCTGCTAAATAAACAATACCAAGAAGCCAAAGATGAAGAAGTACTAGGTTTTATTAAAGTAGTTAAATTTTGCGTAACGGTAGGTAGTGGCGCCACTTCAAATGAAATGGATAAGTTTGTGGAGCATGTGCTGAAAAACTATAAGCAGTTTCCGAATTTACAAGCTAGAGCGCTACATACCGTAGGTTATCATTATTTTATTGGAGAGTTAAATTACGAGAAGGCTTTTAATTCTTATGGTAGGTTAGAGAAATTACTTGAGGTTTATAATGAAAAAGAGATTACCGATTATGCCAACTATTGTGCAAACATTATTACCGCCTATTATAAATTTGAAGATTTTGGAAAGGCCATTAAAATGGGCAAAAGATGTCTAAAAATAGCCGAAAACAAATGGTATCTGTATAACACTATAGGTTTGTGCTATAAGGGCTTAGCTAATGTAGATTCTTCTTTTGTTTACTTTGGTAAAGCTTTAGAAGAAGCCAAGAAGAAGAAAATGGCAGATGTTTATAGAACAATTGCACTAGGTAACATTGGCTATAATTATTACTTGTTAAAAGATTACAGCAAGGCTAAGCCGCTCATAGAAACAGACCTCAATGGTGGATTGAAATTAAAAGATCCTGGTTTGATATCTGGTGCGGCTACGCCATTGGCAGATATTTTTTTAGCAGAAGGGAATGTGGTTAAGGCTAAAGCAATGCTTAAGCTGGCCAGAAATGGTATTGCCGAAAGTAAACAACTCGAAAGGTTAGAAAAGCTTTTTCCTGTACAAAGTAAATATTACGAGTTGCTCGGGGATACAGAACAAGCCTTGGCTTATCGAGATTCGAGTATCAAAGCAATTAAGCGAAACGATTCTGTTTTTAACGGGCTTTTGGTAATGCGGGTGCAGCAAAAAAACCATTTGGAAAAAATAGCGGAAGAAAAAAGCAAGCTTGAAAGCTACCGTAAAGTTTCTCAAATTAGACTTTGGACTATTGTCGTGTTTTTCTTTTTGGTAGTGTTGATTTTCTTCATCATTAGGGCTTACAGGTTACAAAGAGGTAAGGATAAGAAAAAAATTGAAGAGCTCAATCGTATCATCGAACTTAGAGAGCGGCTTAGTGCAGATATGCACGACGATGTGGGTAGCACTTTAAGTAGTATATCTCTTTATACACATTCGCTCATTATGCAATCTCCCGAAGATCAACAGAAATCTACATTGGAAAAGATCAAAAAAAATGCGCAAGATGTACAAGAAAGCATTAGTGATATTATATGGAGTGTAAATCCGAATATGGATACGATGGAACAGACCATTGCAAGGATGAGGGCTTTTGGAGCAGATTTGGCAGAATGTGCCGGAATTTGTTTTGATTTTGAGGTTAAGGGATCTATGATAGTGCAGCCTTTAACAATGGTAGTTAGGAAAAATTTATACCTTATTTATAAAGAAGCTGTAAATAATGCTGTAAAATATAGTGGAGGAACTAAGTTGGTGGCAGTTTTAGATATAAATGAGGCAGGTTTCAGCTTGAAAATTGCAGACAATGGAAGTGGATTTGATAATTCTGTAGTAAATGTTGGGAATGGATTGCTAAACATGAAACGAAGGGCAGAAGAAATAGGAGGGAAATTGCAAATAGCTACAGCATTAGGTAAAGGAACCCATTTACTTTTAACCTTTAGTGGTTTTAGGAGTAGCTAATTATAGTAACTGTTTAATCTTGGCATGGTTATAGTTCAGTATTGTATAATAAAGTTTTAACTAGCTGAAATTGTAAAAGGGTGGATAATCAAATAAAAAAGCGGGTCGTTATTTTT from Pedobacter sp. SL55 includes these protein-coding regions:
- a CDS encoding glycosyl hydrolase family 95 catalytic domain-containing protein, which translates into the protein MNLRIYLVLMLFMLPVAIWAQHPWEITAEKITTDNYYGITVANGMVGIVSSPQPLQVKEVVLAGVYDQYARGRVSNFLPSYNLLNMKLAINGAGITMANIANYTQKLDMRKGEFVGSFDYKDVANVTYSYTALRHLPHTVMMEVTVKMKTSGTIVVDNLLETPSALRDQQNYFNEIEKAHVYIPLLTSVAKSPTGSTTIAASNTFLFNESKENQPNIVHKMNDMHIHTAKFAKQLASGQEYSFALIGTLISSVHTPDPYNQAERSTIFASLEGVKRLKEKHYKEWQKLWQSDIEIEGDLQAQQDIRSMLYHLYAFSREDSGYSVSPMGLSGLGYNGHVFWDTEIWMYPPMLLLHPEVAKSMIDYRFDRLQQAKKNASIYGYKGAMFPWESAHSGMEETPVWALTGPFEHHITACVGIAAWNYYLVTKDKQWLKEKGWPLLKETANFWQSRVEANDKGEYEIKNVVAADEWAENVDNNAFTNAAASKNLLAASKCAAELGLQPNAEWQKIAANLVIKKMPNGVTREHDSYTDQQIKQADVNLLAYPLKVIRDKEQIKRDLAFYETKVPQKGTPAMTQAIFSLLYSHLGDGEKAYHWFSDAYQKNLNPPFRVIAEFKGGTNPYFATGAGGLLQAVIMGFGGVNIKDDGGIEQIKTALPPHWKSVVIKGVGINKRTYKVAK
- a CDS encoding pirin family protein; the protein is MSNIQLIIEERPSDIGNFLVGRLLPFREKRLVGPFCFIDHMGPVTLSENESFDIAPHPHIGLSTLTFLFEGAIMHRDGLGTEVEIKPGQVNWMTAGKGIAHSERTPDYLRGSVRNMHGLQIWVALPKHLEQMEPEFYHADGADIPTWQEDGVDFKLIAGEAFGRKSPIPVYSPLYFIEIKSTEEKTLKIGDDLFGESGLYILEGSVSSEGNTFGPKNFLVAKDAKLCEFTIAANTTVYIFGGEPFAEERFIYWNFVATSRELIEDAKQRWLKQEFGKVPGETDFVPLPPQSKNVK
- a CDS encoding SulP family inorganic anion transporter, with amino-acid sequence MPHFNFSQKISYKNEILAGLTVAMTMIPESLSFAILAGFPPLMGLYAAFIMGLVTAVLGGRPGLVSGGAGATVITLIALMKLHGLEYVFAAVVVAGIIQIAVGWFKLGKFIRLVPQSVMYGFVNGLAIVIFMSQLTQFKVQGTEEWLSGTPLYTMVGLTALTILVVWLWPKITKAVPASLVAIMVVFALVLVFGIHTKTVSDIASVAGGFPPFHIPEVPFTFETLKIVFPFGLIMAMVGLTEGLLTLNLVDEIVGNKGDGNKESVAQGTANILNGFFFGMGGCPMIAQTLVNLSAGARARLSAIIGALTILLIILVGAPVIGKLPMAALTGVMMMVAVTTFEWSSFRIINKMPKADIFIGVVVAAVTVFLHNLALAVLIGVILSALVFAWESARRIRARKYIDEDGVKHYEIYGPLFFGSTTAFLEKFDLQEDPAEIVIDFKESRIADMSAIDAVHKITDRYRKLDKSVTLKHLSADSRKLLRNAAGAIEVNIDDPIYAVADR
- the fabV gene encoding enoyl-ACP reductase FabV; protein product: MIIEPRMRGFICLTAHPDGAAQNVKNQIEYVKSKGANNGPKRVLVIGASTGFGLASRITAAYGSGAATIGVYFEKEPKEGKTASPGWYNTAAFEKQAQTDGLYAKSINGDAFSNEVKQQTIDLIKADLGQVDLIIYSLASPVRTNPKTGITHRSTLKPIGGTFSDKTVDFHTGIVSTVTIEPANEEEIENTVAVMGGEDWEMWIDDMKAAGVLAEGAITVAYSYIGPAVTEAVYRKGTIGRAKDHLEATAFTISDKLADLNGKAYVSVNKALVTQASSAIPVIPLYISFLYKTMKEKGLHEGCIEQIERLFAQRLYTGGDVPVDEKGRIRIDDWEMQDDVQAAVAELWKTADTDTLPQTGDLAGYKKDFLNLFGFDVAGVDYAADANEMVEIPGLQKAEA